A part of bacterium genomic DNA contains:
- a CDS encoding addiction module protein, with translation MEIALPLDKMTVADKFKTLEEIWDSLKRTPKDIPVPAWHADVLKARELRVQEGTSVYGDWGDAKRRIRERTR, from the coding sequence ATGGAAATCGCACTACCCCTTGACAAAATGACCGTTGCGGACAAATTCAAAACTTTGGAAGAAATATGGGACAGCCTCAAGCGAACCCCAAAAGATATTCCTGTACCGGCGTGGCATGCTGATGTTTTAAAGGCGCGCGAATTAAGGGTTCAGGAAGGAACCTCAGTGTATGGCGATTGGGGAGATGCCAAACGTCGTATTCGAGAGCGAACCCGGTGA